The window AAAACCAGTAGATATTTCACCACTTTTAGGATCTTTCCACTCTAGCGGAAATACTGAAAAGCCCATTTTATCACCATCGCGTTTACTCAATTTTCCTTTACCAGTAGGTTTTAAAATCAGCGGTAAGTGTGCAAATTTAGGACGTTCCCAACCGAAGCTTTCATACAACAAAACGTGTAATGCCATACTAGGCAACCATTCTTCACCACGTATCACATGAGAAATTTTCATTTCATGATCATCTACCACGTTTGCAAGGTGGTAAGTAGGCATTCCATCACTTTTAAAAAGCACTTTATCATCTAGAAGACTGGTATCGATTTCAATCCCTTTACGGATTTCATCATACATGTGTAACGTCTTCAATTCTGGTTTAAAACGTACTGTATAATCATCTCCACGATCGATTCTTTCCTGAACTTCTTCTTTAGAAAACGTCAACGAGTTGGTAAAGTTGAGCCTATTATTATGATTGTAAATAAAAGTTTCTTTGTTTGTTTCAGCAGTTGCGCGGGCTTGTGCCAGTTCTTCTGCAGTGTCAAATGCGTAGTAGGCTGCATCTTTTTCGATCAATTCTTCTGCAAATGCGCGGTATATCTCTTTGCGCTCGCTTTGACGGTATGGCCCGCAAGTTCCTTCTTTTCCAGGTCCTTCATCATAAGGAATGTTGCACCAGTTTAATGCTTCTACTATATAATCTTCTGCACCTTCTACATACCTATTTTGATCGGTATCTTCTATGCGTAGAATAAAAGTTCCGTTGTGTTTTTTGGCAAATAAATAGTTGAAAAGTGCTGTTCTTACACCACCTATATGAAGTGGTCCCGTAGGACTAGGAGCAAATCTTACACGTACATCTGTACTCATTTCTTAGCATTTTTTAATGGAGTGCAAAGTTAGTGGTTAAATCTAAACTTAAACTTAAACTTAAACTTAAGTTTAGGTTTTGCCTGTTAAGAGTTTTTACTGACTATAACTTTTCCATAGAGGTAGAATTAATTCTGCACTTTTAGAATAGTATTATTCGTTTAATTTTTTAATTCTGCTATTTTCAGGATTGTTTCGTTCATACAGAATCTCAACGGAATCTACATTTTCAATATTATAATCAAAATATTGTGAATAAATGTTTTGGTAAACATCTTCACTTTGTTCATAAAAGAAATCATTTACTGTATATCGGTAAGTAATTCTAATAAAACCATTCATAGGCGCAATGCCTTGCAAAGTATTACTCGAATTATTCTTTAAATTAAGAATTTTTGCATGAGTGGAAATACTATTTGATAGAAAAGACTTTTTTATAAAATAGTTACTTGCTAATAATATAGTAATACCAAGAAGTAAAGCTAGAATTAAATATTTGAGCCATTTCCCATCTTTTCCATGTTTACGATCATGTTGTTGAATTAAATTATCTTCCGCTTTCGTTTCGGGACTTTTATTGGTGCTGTAAAATCTACTCCTAAACATTAATTAGTCAGTTCTTTTAGTTTTTGCAATTCTAATGATTCTTGCTTTGAACCTAAGTTTAAATTTAAATCTTACTCAACGCCACCATATCCTCAGGTACATGCTTATTAACTATAGAAAACCATAAAGGTGGAATAGTAGCAATGACCATCATGGTAGGATAGCCGTAAGGCAATTGTGGACTTACATCATGATAGTCGAGTAGTTGGTATTTTTTGTTTGCTCTGTAATGATGATCGCTATGTCGTGTTAATTCGTATAATAAAATTCTACCTAGCGCATGATTAGAGTTCCAGCTGTGAATTTCTCGCACTACTTCATAACGTCCAGACTTTTTCTTAGCTCTTCGTAAACCGTAATGTTCTAAATAATTTATAATTTCAAGCAATGAAAAACCTACAAACGCAACTCCTAAAGCTATGAACATGGTAGACCATGAAAAAATGAATCCTATAAAAAGCAAATAAGAGATTTGAACAATAGTGTACCAAAACATGTCATTCTTAAGTGAGAAAAAAGATCTACCAGCAGCTTTATTTAATCGGCTTTGAATTTTCCAAGAACTGGTGTATTGAGTAGTTACAGATCGCAGCCAGAAAGCGTAAAGATTTTCATTGTATCGAGCACTTGCAGGATCTTCTGGCGTTGCTGCTTTTAAATGATGATTGTAATTATGCTCTATATAGAAATGCATATACAAACTAGGAAGTAACAATAGCTTACCTAAAAACCGTTCCCATGTTTCCTGACGATGACCCAATTCATGAGCTACATTTATTCCATTACTACCTGCAACAATTCCTAAAGAAAAAATTAAACCTATCACTTCATAAGTCTCGTAAGTTTGAGTATAATAGGAGTAGAGCCCGTAAAATAGTGTACCAAAAATTATAGGAACATTAAGCCAGAGCAATACATCAAAGAAACTATTTTTAATTTTGCTTTCTTTTTCTTCGTCACTCAAATTTGATTTTAATGATGGCATCCATAGTTCAACTAAAGGAACAATAATAAATATGACAAACGGAGTTAGGAACAACCATATTTCTCCATAAGTAATTCCTATAATGCAAAATAACGGAACGATATATGCCGATAAATATTTAAGATCTTTCATTTACTATAAATAGATAAGTAGATAAATATACAACATAGTCGCAAACGTTAAGAATTACTTAAAAACCTACCCAATAGAACGCCGTTTTAATGACTTGTAACTCCATATACTTGATAAGATAACCTCTAACATAGAGTAGTATCATAAACCTCAGTCTAATCCGTTATATTTACGACTAGTACACGACAATATACAAAATGACAAATTTTGAAATCATAGAGCAAAAGCTCACACGTTTTATAAGTAAATACTATCGCAATGAATTGATCAAAGGATTGATCCTTTTTCTGGCGCTGGGTTTATTGTACTTTTTATTTACTGTAGTGATAGAGTATTTTCTTTGGTTGA is drawn from Nonlabens dokdonensis DSW-6 and contains these coding sequences:
- the gltX gene encoding glutamate--tRNA ligase, which codes for MSTDVRVRFAPSPTGPLHIGGVRTALFNYLFAKKHNGTFILRIEDTDQNRYVEGAEDYIVEALNWCNIPYDEGPGKEGTCGPYRQSERKEIYRAFAEELIEKDAAYYAFDTAEELAQARATAETNKETFIYNHNNRLNFTNSLTFSKEEVQERIDRGDDYTVRFKPELKTLHMYDEIRKGIEIDTSLLDDKVLFKSDGMPTYHLANVVDDHEMKISHVIRGEEWLPSMALHVLLYESFGWERPKFAHLPLILKPTGKGKLSKRDGDKMGFSVFPLEWKDPKSGEISTGFREDGFLPEAMVNILAFLGWNPGTEQEIFSLDELVQAFSLDKVNSSGAKYDPEKAKWFQQQWYVKQDDAVIGAAFAKALQEKNILYGSQEYVNMVAGLVKERAVFTEDLFELAGFFFTAPDSYDEKNAKKSWKEDTNKTMSKVIEVIKNTDDDSAAGLSTAVKGWITSQEIGFGKVMMPLRLALVGSLMGPDVFEIASMVGKEETVKRIETAMEKLG
- a CDS encoding alkane 1-monooxygenase; its protein translation is MKDLKYLSAYIVPLFCIIGITYGEIWLFLTPFVIFIIVPLVELWMPSLKSNLSDEEKESKIKNSFFDVLLWLNVPIIFGTLFYGLYSYYTQTYETYEVIGLIFSLGIVAGSNGINVAHELGHRQETWERFLGKLLLLPSLYMHFYIEHNYNHHLKAATPEDPASARYNENLYAFWLRSVTTQYTSSWKIQSRLNKAAGRSFFSLKNDMFWYTIVQISYLLFIGFIFSWSTMFIALGVAFVGFSLLEIINYLEHYGLRRAKKKSGRYEVVREIHSWNSNHALGRILLYELTRHSDHHYRANKKYQLLDYHDVSPQLPYGYPTMMVIATIPPLWFSIVNKHVPEDMVALSKI